Proteins encoded by one window of Streptomyces sp. LX-29:
- the eccB gene encoding type VII secretion protein EccB has translation MASRRDELNAYTFARKRTISAFLQPALSVTEEGAPRPLRAVLPGLIIGALILAGFGAWGMFKPPAPKGWDDPEAHVIVGSSSTTRYVVLKTDGKKQLHPVLNLASAKLLLSPGKSSIIKVKESVLDSGDIPRGPTLGIPFAPDRMPSADDARKQKHWAVCEQPGGNNTSTQKAVFLFADREADKVEGSERLRGAEVLYVQGRSGARYLVDPRGVKYLIGNAKNRQEATGPEYNLLLRTLFSDGAIPQQVTDDWLGTLKDGQPIVFPTVPGEVGTDAGVATLGQRANRVGMVLTASTGTGPQHYVVLKGKVARVSDFVANLLLSSGQLADLEQNGKAEQVSAADFTSDAEEFSGDRNWPVERPRQVNSVDPNEGGAAHDTVCSILDGVGSDATPRLGTWAGKNYPATIMDGATSAYVTPGTGLLYRQIQGKSTKTGQVFLVTDTGLRYQVQANSDSSTDKSKIGDVGAEQKGTEGEGPTDEEPPAPAAQPQTEANEAQTRLGYEGVDPLPVPANWSQFLPIGPRLDTNSARQPQGL, from the coding sequence ATGGCATCGCGGCGGGACGAGCTCAACGCCTACACCTTTGCGCGGAAGCGGACCATCTCCGCCTTCCTGCAGCCTGCGCTCAGCGTCACCGAGGAAGGCGCGCCGCGCCCGCTGCGCGCGGTGCTGCCGGGTCTGATCATCGGGGCGCTGATCCTCGCGGGCTTCGGCGCCTGGGGCATGTTCAAGCCGCCGGCCCCCAAGGGCTGGGACGATCCCGAGGCCCATGTCATCGTCGGCAGCTCCTCCACCACCCGTTACGTGGTGCTGAAGACCGACGGCAAGAAGCAGCTCCACCCGGTGCTCAACCTCGCCTCGGCCAAGCTCCTGCTCAGCCCGGGCAAGTCCAGCATCATCAAGGTGAAGGAGTCGGTGCTGGACAGCGGGGACATCCCGCGCGGCCCGACGCTCGGCATCCCGTTCGCCCCCGACCGCATGCCCTCCGCCGACGACGCGCGCAAGCAGAAGCACTGGGCGGTCTGCGAACAGCCCGGCGGCAACAACACCAGCACCCAGAAGGCGGTCTTCCTCTTCGCCGACCGCGAGGCGGACAAGGTCGAGGGCTCCGAACGGCTGCGCGGCGCCGAGGTGCTCTACGTCCAGGGCAGGTCCGGCGCCCGCTACCTGGTGGACCCGCGCGGGGTGAAGTACCTGATCGGCAACGCGAAGAACCGTCAGGAGGCCACCGGCCCCGAGTACAACCTGCTGCTGCGCACCCTCTTCTCGGACGGCGCGATCCCGCAGCAGGTGACCGACGACTGGCTCGGCACCCTCAAGGACGGCCAGCCCATCGTCTTCCCCACGGTCCCCGGCGAGGTCGGCACCGACGCCGGCGTGGCCACCCTGGGGCAGCGCGCCAACCGGGTCGGCATGGTGCTCACCGCCTCCACCGGCACCGGCCCGCAGCACTACGTCGTGCTCAAGGGCAAGGTCGCCCGCGTCTCCGACTTCGTCGCCAACCTGCTGCTCAGCAGCGGCCAACTGGCCGACCTGGAGCAGAACGGCAAGGCCGAGCAGGTCAGCGCGGCCGACTTCACCTCGGACGCGGAGGAGTTCTCCGGCGACCGCAACTGGCCCGTCGAGCGCCCGCGCCAGGTCAACTCCGTGGACCCGAACGAGGGCGGCGCGGCCCACGACACCGTGTGCAGCATCCTCGACGGGGTCGGCTCCGACGCCACCCCGCGGTTGGGCACCTGGGCCGGCAAGAACTACCCGGCGACCATCATGGACGGCGCCACCAGCGCCTATGTCACCCCGGGCACCGGCCTCCTCTACCGGCAGATCCAGGGCAAGTCCACCAAGACCGGACAGGTCTTCCTGGTCACCGACACCGGGCTGCGCTATCAGGTGCAGGCCAACAGCGACAGCAGCACCGACAAGTCCAAGATCGGTGACGTGGGCGCGGAGCAGAAGGGCACCGAGGGCGAGGGCCCGACGGACGAGGAGCCGCCGGCGCCGGCCGCACAGCCGCAGACCGAGGCCAACGAGGCGCAGACCCGGCTCGGTTACGAAGGCGTGGACCCGCTGCCGGTGCCCGCCAACTGGTCGCAGTTCCTGCCGATCGGGCCGCGCCTGGACACCAACAGCGCTCGACAGCCGCAGGGCCTGTAG
- the eccE gene encoding type VII secretion protein EccE, whose product MSSAPRARTPERAVPRQPSRTTSFGAPRLRQLVLFEVAAALVLVAWAISPSPLLVGPAAAVAVLLLVVAVLRRRQQPVPDWLATAVALRRRQKRAKEPVPAGTDPSLAPAVECDPALRSYAYTARDRREMGMVGDGTFLTAVLQVQGSDDPLRPGAADRPLPLGLLRDALRVDDVRLESVQVVQHTQPAPAPHLPEQSVAARSYGPLQEQSGAPAVRLTWVALKLHPELCAEAVAARGGGLEGAQRCLVRAVDQLASRLAGAGFAAKALEEGELAAAVATSACANPAATAQAARASTPNRRTVETSRAWRCDDRWHTTYWVGRWPQLGAGSVPLPQVVAQLTSVPALASTFSLTLAHGGGRGWGGEPRVSGHVRITGRSDSELVDARKTLERVARGVKVGLVRLDREQLPGMLATLPLGGTR is encoded by the coding sequence ATGAGCTCTGCCCCACGCGCGCGCACTCCCGAGCGTGCCGTACCGCGGCAGCCCTCACGCACCACGAGCTTCGGGGCCCCGCGACTGCGGCAGCTGGTGCTGTTCGAGGTCGCGGCCGCCCTGGTGCTGGTCGCCTGGGCCATCTCCCCCTCCCCGCTGCTGGTCGGTCCGGCCGCGGCCGTCGCCGTTCTGCTGCTCGTGGTGGCCGTGTTGCGCCGTCGGCAGCAGCCGGTGCCGGACTGGCTGGCCACCGCGGTGGCGCTGCGCCGTCGTCAGAAGCGCGCCAAGGAGCCGGTTCCGGCCGGCACGGACCCGTCGCTGGCGCCCGCCGTCGAGTGCGATCCGGCGCTGCGTTCGTACGCGTACACCGCGCGCGACCGCCGCGAGATGGGCATGGTGGGCGACGGCACCTTCCTGACCGCCGTGCTCCAGGTGCAGGGCTCCGACGACCCGCTGCGGCCGGGGGCGGCGGATCGTCCGCTGCCGTTGGGGCTGTTGCGGGACGCGCTGCGGGTGGACGACGTCCGGCTGGAGTCGGTGCAGGTCGTCCAGCACACCCAGCCGGCGCCCGCCCCCCACCTTCCGGAGCAGTCGGTGGCGGCCCGCAGCTACGGCCCGCTTCAGGAGCAGAGCGGCGCCCCCGCCGTCCGGTTGACCTGGGTGGCGCTCAAGCTGCACCCGGAGCTGTGCGCCGAGGCCGTCGCGGCGCGCGGCGGCGGTCTGGAGGGCGCGCAGCGCTGTCTGGTCCGCGCGGTCGACCAGTTGGCGAGCCGGCTCGCCGGGGCGGGCTTCGCCGCCAAGGCGTTGGAGGAGGGCGAGCTGGCGGCCGCCGTCGCCACCTCCGCCTGCGCCAACCCTGCCGCCACCGCCCAGGCCGCGCGGGCGAGCACGCCCAACCGTCGCACGGTGGAGACATCGCGCGCCTGGCGCTGTGACGACCGCTGGCACACCACCTACTGGGTCGGCCGCTGGCCGCAGCTGGGCGCGGGCAGCGTGCCGCTGCCGCAGGTGGTCGCGCAGCTCACCTCCGTGCCGGCCCTCGCCAGCACCTTCAGCCTGACGCTGGCGCACGGCGGCGGGCGCGGCTGGGGCGGCGAGCCGCGGGTGAGCGGGCACGTGCGGATCACCGGGCGCAGCGACAGCGAACTCGTCGACGCCCGCAAGACCTTGGAGCGGGTCGCACGGGGCGTCAAGGTCGGACTGGTACGCCTGGACCGAGAGCAGCTGCCGGGCATGCTCGCCACTCTGCCGCTGGGAGGCACTCGCTGA
- the mycP gene encoding type VII secretion-associated serine protease mycosin, with translation MDGDGAPRRSRAAGLAATAALIGLTGSLGMAEPAAAAGRGPGPASASTTLDGNGECTFPMKKQIKGTPWPLQRIVLDQLWKDTKGRDPDGRPVRVAVIDTGVDNENPQLKTAVDASSGANYLPRKETERPPQPEPEPEPKDDAKDPKDGKKDESKPKPKPKPPPPPPPKPRDGTDDEVGHGTKAAGIIAARPRPGTGFVGLAPEATIIPLQQNDARGTGTPRTMALAIEKAIAEGAQIINISQDTAGRRPSPELELAIAKAIGEDIVVVASAGNDGADGKSHRTYPASYPGVLAVAASDRNNERAVFSQSGDFIGVAAPGVEIVSTVPKGGQCVDNGTSFSAPYVAGVAALIRAKHPDWKNHQVVAQIEQTAERGVNGRDRYIGWGVVDPVRALNDDERPIDKPTAEKPHAADVKPPQVTPLPEGETPQERRERLATYALGTAGVLVAVTTGGAVVLRDWRRRRGPGNPVTS, from the coding sequence ATGGACGGGGACGGGGCGCCGCGCAGGAGCCGGGCCGCGGGACTGGCGGCCACGGCCGCCCTCATCGGGCTCACCGGTTCGCTGGGGATGGCCGAGCCGGCCGCCGCGGCCGGTCGGGGCCCGGGCCCGGCATCGGCCTCGACGACCCTGGACGGGAACGGCGAGTGCACCTTCCCGATGAAGAAGCAGATCAAGGGCACTCCCTGGCCGTTGCAGCGGATCGTCCTGGACCAGCTGTGGAAGGACACCAAGGGGCGCGACCCCGACGGCAGACCGGTGCGGGTGGCCGTCATCGACACCGGCGTGGACAACGAGAACCCGCAGCTGAAGACGGCGGTCGACGCGAGCAGCGGCGCGAACTACCTGCCGCGGAAGGAGACCGAGCGCCCGCCGCAGCCCGAGCCCGAGCCGGAGCCGAAGGACGACGCCAAGGACCCCAAGGACGGGAAGAAGGACGAATCCAAGCCCAAGCCGAAGCCCAAGCCGCCGCCACCGCCCCCGCCCAAGCCGCGTGACGGCACGGACGACGAGGTCGGCCACGGCACCAAGGCCGCCGGCATCATCGCCGCGCGCCCGCGGCCGGGCACCGGCTTCGTCGGGCTCGCCCCCGAGGCCACGATCATCCCGCTGCAGCAGAACGACGCCCGCGGCACCGGCACCCCGCGCACCATGGCGCTGGCCATCGAGAAGGCCATCGCCGAGGGCGCGCAGATCATCAACATCTCCCAGGACACGGCGGGCCGCCGCCCCTCGCCCGAGCTGGAACTGGCGATCGCCAAGGCCATCGGCGAGGACATCGTGGTCGTCGCCTCCGCCGGCAACGACGGCGCGGACGGCAAGTCGCACCGGACCTACCCGGCGTCCTACCCGGGCGTCCTCGCGGTGGCCGCCTCCGACCGCAACAACGAGCGCGCCGTCTTCTCGCAGAGCGGCGACTTCATCGGGGTGGCCGCGCCCGGCGTCGAGATCGTCTCCACCGTCCCCAAGGGCGGCCAGTGCGTCGACAACGGCACCAGCTTCTCCGCCCCGTACGTGGCCGGGGTCGCCGCCCTGATCCGGGCCAAGCACCCGGACTGGAAGAACCACCAGGTCGTGGCGCAGATCGAGCAGACCGCGGAGCGCGGCGTCAACGGCCGCGACCGCTACATCGGCTGGGGCGTCGTCGACCCCGTTCGGGCCCTCAACGACGACGAGCGCCCGATCGACAAGCCCACCGCCGAGAAGCCCCACGCCGCTGACGTGAAGCCGCCGCAGGTGACCCCGCTCCCCGAGGGAGAGACCCCGCAGGAGCGCCGCGAACGCCTGGCCACCTACGCGCTCGGGACGGCCGGCGTGCTCGTGGCGGTCACCACCGGCGGGGCCGTCGTGCTGCGCGACTGGCGCCGCCGACGCGGCCCGGGAAACCCGGTGACGTCGTGA